Within the Hermetia illucens chromosome 6, iHerIll2.2.curated.20191125, whole genome shotgun sequence genome, the region agatatacatatattccaAAATCAGGGAACCCATCTTCACACAGGCTAGGTTGCCGCCTAGTTCGAAGCGATTTTTGACGTCGCAAGATAGCATAGAAGCAATCAGCTGTTCATCAGTTGAATTTCCcacatgctggagtggagaTAGATACACATAGTGGTCGGACGGAactctattgaggcaggatgtcttaggggatGACCAATGGAAGGGTTCTCTTTCCCTTCCTATGGCTTCTGGAAATGGATAATCGTAGTATCTAGCGGAGAGTTTGCGGACTCAGTATGTAACCGCTTGAAAGCAGCTAAATCTTAGGAATACTGAACAAGTTATGTTTACCAAGATTGTTAAGTGGGGTAACTATATGCTTCCCACCTTATCATGTTTGCAAATCTCAACTCCAACGtaatgtggaagcaccatacccacgaacaatatcaaaaatccGTCACATTACTCTGGTACTTTAGGTCTCTCGTAACCTTCGAACCTTCGAATCTGTTTCAAGAGCCATCAGGACTAAATAGCGGCGTCAGTTGATGCAGATCTTCCATCAGTTGCAGCCAAATCATGGCCGACTAAACAAAATGTTACCTGGTGTGAGCGCCAGGACATTCGCACATCGCTGGCAATAAGGAGGCTTCcatccacaatggtggagccAGAGCCAGCAGGCGTTAGACCATCTGCTGCCAAGTCTAAATTGGAGGTTACAGAAATTTGAGAGAAgatgaagaaattgaaattCTTACCGGCAGTCGAAAATGGTTGTAAAAGAACTCGGACTCTCTAGAGCGGCGTTTTTTCTGTCCTTTAAGAGGAGCGAGATGAAAGCCCTGGCAAtgtttttgacgggacactgttcGCTAAACTACCCCATGGAATGGAGGGGGGAGTCTCGGTTATATGTAgggaaaatgggaaaaatgAAGTAGTCCTACATATTTCATATAAGCTTTTCCGGCGATTTTCTCACTCCATTACTGTATATATTTGTCTCAAAGCCTCTGAATTTCTCTTCCAAACAAAATCATGCATAAGCATTTATAAAATGCAACCGTACCATCCaaaacaattcattttttcataaaaatttctCTTGAACATTTCCAATTGATTGCGTGCGATAAAAACATGTCACACAGCAACAATCGTGTACCAAGCTGTGTTCCAACTCAGAATGAAAAGTAATGCCTTCTATTAAGGTCAAAGTGAATGTACCTAGTCACTCagtgcatatatatgtgcatgTACTCTGCCTACCTTAACTTAATATCTACGAGCATGTGACAAAGCGGCCTAAAAAACGATCATGACCCAGCATGAACGTTATAAACTTTTCATCCAGGGCCGTTGTTTGAAGTTAATCGAAATGAATATTGAGAAAACGTAATTATGAAGACAAAAAAAGATTaatattaaacaaaaaaaactttttctgtTCTGTGGAAGCTGGTGAAGTCAGTGCGCGTCATTATGCAATGTAAATGACTTAAATTAAAGATGCAATGCATAGATATCCATGAGAGTTGGATTTGAATATTAGTTCTAATGAATCttcttttcctattttcagATTACTCCAGAATTAACTCAGACTCCACATTTTGAGGATATATTCAGGAGAAAACATCATAACGACCGCCATATTATCTCTCTCCACGGCCGCCATTTTGAAtccttaaataaatttaatatttatttcacTACAAAAGTTGCAATAAAAATCTAAAATCGTGGCGCATCAACAGAATAAAATATCAAGTAAAATGGCAGCGAGTACTGGTGATATTTGGTTACAATGGTTCTCATGTTGTTTTCATCAACCGCAATCACCAACACGTCGGAGACGACAAAGATTACATATCGATCGTTCAATGATCGGTTATCCAACAAATTTTGTACATACCGGCCATATTGGTTCAGCGGATGTTGAATTGTCCACAAATCACCTGAATGCCATACAAAATCAAATGCAAAGTAAAGGAGGCTATGAAATGAATTCGCTGAGATTACaggtgaatattttttaaatactttttttgtctttcaggtttgtttgttgtttttgtttacaTTCAGACAGTCTTTATTTGGTTTTGATTCGAACTGTGTTGGACTTTTGAGGCTTCTATTGTTTTGTGGTCTACTTCTGAGAATTTGGTTTGCCGAGACTTTTTAACATAGGAATTAAATTAGCCCATTTTGGTCATATAAAGCCGGCCCCGAATGTATTAAGTAAATTAAGTGCTTGACATGCAGTGACCGAAAAATATAATAACCAAGCAACCTAGAACCAAAAGAAAGAATCATAACCTTGCCAAGAAGATATGTGTATGTAGATCCGAATTAAGCACGCAAGGTTATCTTATATTTTCTGTCTGTAAAGATTTTAATTATAGATCAAATTTGCTAATGAATAGCCACTTCCAGAGCGAAATAATTAAAGAGGCCTCTTGAAATTATTGCATTTGCCCATAGGctttaattcaattaaatgGTATATAGGAAGATTTTAATGAAGGCCAAGTAATTTCTGATCCTTGTGGTTGATGGAAAGTTCATATAAACTGAAGGACAgattaaaaaaaagttgactgacggtttcgtccagggcaaaagcaactcaccagacgctgcctcacctctgccctaggagcaactTGACGTGAAAattagcgacaggtggtaatcgatccacttatatataatcgcaaacacgacatgagtgcgaattgtattgaagtgaaatccgtggtatgttcagacctaaaccaggccgaagtgaattttttgttgaggatgctgagagtcctgagtccgcacccacttgatgacggacggaTGACATTCCCAATCGGCAatggttttcctttttctcctgCGCTAATTTAGCAATGGGAATGTCAtccgtccgtcatcaagtgggtgcggactcaggactctcagcatcctcaacaaaaaattcccaATCGGCAatggttttcctttttctcctgCGCTAATTTAgcaggagaaaaagaaaaaccattGCCGATTGGGAAAGCTGCACGTCCCAGAGCATTTGCCTCCATCGACATCAAGCGGTTGCCAATAATTTaccattttaataaaaagacGTGGATGACACGCGAGTTAACGTTCAAATATGGAAGACCAGAATATAATATCGCCAGACCGTCCAAGAAGTATTTCTAAACAAAATCGTAGAAATTACGCTTGCTGAGCTCGCAAATATGCCCCATTCCTAGGTTTATATCAATTGTATAATTTCAAGAAATACTGCGTcatttgtaagccgaaatattAGAGCACCAACCTAACGACAAATGTGTCTTTAGGCTCTAAACTCCGGATGGCGGTGAACTCTTTCGTCGACTTTCTTTTGTTACCAACATGATATGCCACATCCAAGATTCTAATTCCAACATCTCCAAAATGCCCCAAAATACAATACAGCGCTACGCTCCAGAAAAGAACGGCAAAAAACAGTTGAAATGAAACTAGGAAAATCTATGACCTACCCTACACCATCAATATTTCATCACTGCAATGAATGATGGAcccaatattaaaatttttaaataaaatctgttaGTCTGGCTGGATTCATGATAGGCTGAGGGTAGTGCAGTTGTCATTGTGTTGTTATGCATGTATACTCAATTTGATATCTAGGTAGCGTGGTTGTTACTGGTGGTCATACCGAACTGGATTTCGTTCgaagcattaacagcgctagatccgcttccgctgccttgtctaaaatctggaaatgcacttatctcaacaccaagatcaagatcTGGGTTGCTATATAGAAGTACCACATGAAAAGTGATCACCACTCTCACTAGAAAgcgacgtatcatcggagtacgctgacctgacacaatctcaaacgaaaaactaGGTCGGAGCACAGGAGCACGTGAAATCCGGACAGCAGTGTCAGTGGATAGGtctcacattaaggaggggtcaTGCCAACCAGTGAAACTcagtctcccaagatggccgccgAGTCGGTTGTCCAGAGCAGTTGGCGCAGAAGGCGCAGAACAGTTGATGAGAAGTGCAGGCGTCTTGGAAAGTTCTTGGAAGAGTTCAAgtgcatttcagcgaaccatGAACGATGGCGCTTAGGTATGGTTGGTCCGTTATACTTCACCAAGGGATAAGACAggaaaaaataacttaaatattttttgaatatctAACGTAGCTGCTTCAATTTGGAACTATTCTCTGTAGAATGTGGCAGAACTCATCAGACCCGTCCACCGAAAGATACAATTCCCGTTAGTAAACACTTGATTGGGTCACCTCCTACTTTTTAAGAAACACTAAACTCTCCCTATCTTAAAATCTATTTGGTGTCTGGAACGATACATGTCAGCAAATCAGTTCTTTCCAGGGGAAAATATGAAGACAGGAGATCAGTTCAATCTTGGTTAATCGAGGAAATCTCGTAAATAGTGCATTTAGGAGAAGATAACACAAATGAAAAGGTTTTAGTGAATTCTTATTCAAAGGAAGGAAGCTGAAAATGGAAAAGAGAAGACATCCATCAACGGTCATTCACTTTAAGGTGAAATGTCGATCTATGGCAAGTAAACGTTTGATATTTTAATCAGCGGATATGAGACCGATGTAACACCGCTGTCTTTGGGGAATTGGTTGGAAAAAAAGTAACTCAACTCCAACAGAGCACTCGACCGGAATTAACTTTTGAAAGTTTATCAACTTGACTCCGTTCCTGCTCTTCGAAAAGTTCGGTTCATATGGCTTTTCGCCATCTGTACTTTCTTGGTTGATTTCTAACTTACTTCTAACTTCGACAGTTACGCCTCAACTTCTTTTTTCTCTAATCtgaagtcctcatgtattcctcggaaacttgggttcttagcaagaaaaattgcgaactcgagagaagagtcctccgaacaatttttggccccctacataaggatgggcgattccatagcctacataacgacgaaatctatgagtgataccatgaccggcaggttttggataaaatctggctcaataggttacggtgggcgggtcacttaatccgtatggatgaggatgatccagcccggaaagtctataagggcaatatctatggtggaaaaagaagacgaggcagaccctgcttgagatggagcgatggcgtaggtcaggacgccagacagcttttagggatatcgaattggtgggcctcgtcgcaaaaccgggaggtctggaaggcaggcctggaccggataccggttgttccgccgttgatgatttgtAACAAAATCCTGTCCAAAATCAGGGCTCAGCTAAAAGGGGTGGCCTTTAGGGATATTGTCACCGACAACTTTACCAAATTGTGACAGTGCAGTATTGCATGAGGAAAAGGATTATTGCCCTCAATATCACTTCGTTTATCTCAAAAATATTCAGTCTATAGAACTCCTTGTTCATGGTCGAAAAGTGTGCATTCTGGCATAACCTGGCATAGTCAGTGAcgaaaaatctttgaaaaatcaGTTTTTGTCCTTAGACAGATAGCTGTTAATCAAACGAAAAGTGTGTCCTTATCCAAGGAGAATAGAGTTACAGGGTGGATTTTTGATCTGGATCTCTCTGCGAAGTTGGTACCAAAGGTAAACAACTTATTCACCATAAACAGTATCAGAATTCCCTCCCATCTGCCCTCTGGGATATCTTTTTGGGGCTACTCTACATGTACTCCactttcttatttattttttttaaaccgtTCTTGACAGAGCTGATGTTTTGCATAATGTTGAATGTATTGATGTATAATAGATCTAATCTTACATTTATTTCTCAAGAATATTGTCTCGAAAAAAGTTCCTtaacaaatattcttatatctTTTTAGGCTTGCTGATAAAAAATGATCTCCTTATAAGAATATATTTGCATACACCGTCATCATCGTAATCATCACATGGCCATTAATTAACAGCACCTGGAAGAGTAACTGGAAGAAGAGAATAATTGTTTATATCGCCATCGGTTACAGCAACTAAATTGACAACACAATGAGTGACTTTAAAATTACAATAAATAAGCAATAAATTTAGAGAATAATAGAACGGCAAACAACGTTAGTTACACGATTGAATCACAAATAAAATTACCACGTTATTATCGTTTGCTATAGAATTCCGTCTAGCTTTTCCGTCAGTTAGACAAACTGGAGATTCGAAAAGCTAAGTCGTTTGAGTTTGACATAGCAAAGAAACATGTAAATAGGAAAATATAAGATTTTTGTATGCCCTACAAAGTCCCCTTAAACGAATCAAACAAAAAGTACTTGAAATTCCATTGGCCAAATAGAATGATGGTTTCATTTGTTACTTCCAACAATTTCTATTCGAATAAGAATAACAAAGGAAGAAAATCAAAAAGTAATGACCATAAAGTTAGATATACGAAAAGATTATTAGAATAGGAAATATACTAAATCTAGCAATGCATTACGTTAAGCGAATAATGAGAAGAATTTTTACAATTGCAGAGAACTCTAGAACGTTAGTTAGTGTAGTTTGTAATATGGAAACTAAGCAGGGTTTTCGCAGTTTCTGCGAAGCTCTGCAAAGTGGGGAGACACTTTGTTGAGAACAACCAGTAAAAAGAAATTATGCGAGTATAGAAGTTACTTAAATGATATTTTGTACTTAGTGTATAGTGTGTACAGCAAATTGATTAATCCTTATACAACCGAGTACTCTTTTCTCCCGCATTGAACTGGAGCTTCCTTGCAATTTtgactattatttatttattaaccaACCCGCTCTTTACTCAGAACtgagatttatttaaaaaattatatattttctaaTATCTATTCTACTGTAATGAGTCCTTTTCTTCGTTGAAAACTGTCATTGATGTCTGTTTGATGTTGAAGAATGAATACAAAGCTAAAGCACAATATGTAAATGATAAATAATTGTTTTCCTGAATGGgctttatattttttaagtaaTCTCTGTCGGATGAATTAGTGAATTGTACAGAAAATTGGCCTAAAATTCGAATTTTCCTTCTAATAATTTCTAAAAATGTACTGATGGTAAGGAGACTATACACAGGGGATGAAACTCTAAAGAAAAAGCAGGACAGAAAATGAATCACGTGGTTTGAAGCAGAGTCAAGTGCGTTCTGCTCATCTGTTAATATATTGTGTGTCATGTTTTTATAGCACTTTGGTGTCTGCGAATCCATGTAACCAGTCACGAACAACCGAATGGAAACTGATACCATGAAGTGACATTTTAATATCATTTGAATTGCCGCTTTCTCCGATTGATTTGGCACTAAACTTCTATACCAAACGCAATCACATGCACTAATACCATCACACAAATGGGTATCAATACCTCCACGTAGTGTTGCGCAGAACTGAAGAGCACCGCGAATCAGATGTCATCTTTCTTGTCCTATAAAAATTCAAGGCTTGCTTAAgcagtttcacctcctgtgtatagtcctCTTGAATGATCGGTAATACTTCAATCCAAAGTCTATGATAACTGTTAAAAATGGTTGATGTTTGGACACAAAAAAATAGGTCcaacaattttgacttggattCTTATTACGAATATTTCATAAAATTACTTCTGTAGACTCTAAGATGTAATGTGAGAGACAAAAGGCAATAAAATGGCCTTCGTAATTTACTTTCACGAGAAAAAAAGCTGAACTCCCACCAAACAAAATGAGGCAATCAATCAATAATTGCATCCATTGTCTACCATCTAGTATAATTCTACTTAACTGGCGGTCGACAATAAGTAATATCTCCTTTGTCTCTGGTAATCGATCGCAAAAGACCGCAACTCTACTTTGAACTCAAGAACCTCTTTTCCATCACTTCTGGTATGAAGAAACTCCAACGAGGGAGCGAATTGGAAATTACTGGAGGAAAAGGATCTTCGAAAAAATCAAATCCTCCAGAGTGCTATGCCGATTCTTATCTACGATTAAGTTCCAGTTGCGTCCTGTGCTACTCAACGGAATCGATAAGGACTTGCCTGCTTGTGAATACGAGAAAGTAAAGCAAGAAAATGTAAACATCGTGGCAAGATTGACATCGTTCTAATAATTAAACAAGATGATGAAGAGATATAAAGAAGAAATATCAAGATTTTAACACTCAAAGAGAGATGTCTTTTCAGGTAAAAACATTTAGAAATCGTGCAGTTACTGGCATTGTGAAAGCTACTACTGTAGATAATTCATGTTCTTTACAGATCCTGAGAACCCCAATGCATCGAACAAATTCATCACACATACCGTTTTAATTGGTACTCAACATAAGGAAAATGTTACTATGTCCCTAAAGATAAAGGTATTTAGTGCTATTATTTGAGTATAAAATTTAGTTAGTATACATGCCTTGGGTTTGTCAGAGGACGTGTCGTATATTAACTGAACTCCTAAATTCCTGCGTTTGCCTACCCTTTGATAATTCCAAAACGCACGATCCGCGAAAGTTCCTAGAGAATGGGTCCTCATACGCCATAACTCAGGGAGAGAAATCGAAGCAGGGGAAAAATCCCGTGTGTTGCCTGTGTTGTCCAAGAAATACTCGATGGCCACCTCCGATAGCCTGGCCTAAAAAAAACATGCTTTAAAAGTCATAACGTTCTTTGAGGGAAGGAAAAGGTCCCCGGCGGCACACCCAATCGTACAATTCAAGAcaattttagaaaatataatGCTAAATCCTAGAAATCATAACTTATTGATATCGGAAATTGGTGTAGTAGTGATGGAAGGCGCTCTCGTAAGAAGAGACTTTTGAGAGGGTCT harbors:
- the LOC119659775 gene encoding CDC42 small effector protein homolog, translated to MAASTGDIWLQWFSCCFHQPQSPTRRRRQRLHIDRSMIGYPTNFVHTGHIGSADVELSTNHLNAIQNQMQSKGGYEMNSLRLQAC